One Candidatus Poribacteria bacterium genomic window carries:
- a CDS encoding radical SAM protein, producing MINLTALLSEEPSKTDRIRYSRDSSPSVLVWNVTSKCNLRCIHCYSASSSDGELSHEQALQALMKFKEAGVKTILFSGGEPLLREDILELGRFTSSLGISPALSTNGTLITREFVKEIKRSGFSYVGVSLDGLESTNDLVRGKKGAFKEALKGMENALNEGMKVGIRFTITRFNAGELFDLIDLAESIGIKRFCIYHLVYSGRAKPEHDLKREEKRKLVERLILKAREMLERGSRMQILTVTAPFDGIFLYLRLKEREPEKAEKILRYLRIQGGESSGSKLLRVDQSGWVYPNQFWEKRLGNIKERSLLEIISSDPLLAALRERPRRLSGRCGICVFKDICGGFRARADQVFNDPFGEDPACYLSLEEIGREA from the coding sequence ATGATAAATCTGACGGCTCTTCTCTCGGAGGAGCCATCCAAAACGGATAGAATCAGGTATTCGAGGGACAGTTCCCCATCAGTTCTGGTGTGGAACGTGACGTCGAAGTGCAACTTGAGATGCATCCACTGTTATTCCGCCTCGAGCTCCGACGGAGAGCTCTCCCACGAACAGGCCCTCCAGGCGCTGATGAAGTTCAAGGAAGCGGGGGTTAAGACCATACTGTTTTCCGGCGGGGAACCCCTTTTGAGGGAGGACATACTCGAACTCGGCCGATTCACCTCCTCGCTCGGCATCTCCCCGGCCCTCTCCACAAACGGAACGCTCATAACGAGGGAGTTCGTCAAAGAGATCAAAAGATCAGGCTTCTCATACGTCGGCGTGAGCCTCGATGGGCTCGAAAGTACCAACGACCTCGTCAGAGGCAAAAAGGGCGCCTTCAAGGAGGCGCTCAAAGGCATGGAGAACGCCCTGAACGAAGGGATGAAGGTGGGAATCAGGTTCACCATAACCAGATTCAACGCCGGTGAGCTCTTCGATCTGATAGATCTGGCCGAAAGTATCGGAATAAAGAGGTTCTGCATCTATCACCTGGTCTACTCCGGCCGAGCCAAGCCGGAGCATGATCTGAAGAGGGAGGAAAAGCGAAAGCTCGTGGAGAGGCTCATCCTCAAGGCTAGGGAGATGCTTGAGAGGGGATCGAGGATGCAGATCCTGACCGTTACGGCCCCGTTTGACGGGATCTTCTTATACCTTCGACTGAAGGAGAGGGAGCCAGAGAAGGCCGAAAAGATTCTGCGATATCTGAGGATTCAGGGTGGCGAAAGCTCAGGATCGAAACTGCTGCGCGTCGATCAATCGGGATGGGTCTACCCGAACCAGTTCTGGGAAAAGAGATTGGGGAACATAAAGGAGAGGAGCCTGTTGGAGATCATATCCAGCGATCCGCTGCTTGCCGCCTTAAGGGAGCGCCCGCGTAGGCTTTCGGGAAGATGCGGGATATGTGTTTTCAAGGATATATGCGGTGGTTTCAGGGCGAGGGCCGATCAGGTCTTCAACGATCCGTTCGGCGAAGATCCCGCATGTTATCTCTCCCTTGAAGAGATAGGGAGGGAAGCATAA
- a CDS encoding Lrp/AsnC family transcriptional regulator codes for MMLEKERELLRELSDIPIVKRPFREIAEKLRVSEEWVLRKIEELMGSGAIRRFGVVLNHFRAGFSENALLLWRTEAPGELGMRFAALPWVSHCYRRRSYSQLDYQLYTMVHARTREELLERIERMREMAGSEPLVLLTRRCFKKSSFEV; via the coding sequence ATGATGCTCGAAAAGGAGAGAGAGCTTTTAAGGGAGCTTTCCGACATACCGATCGTCAAAAGGCCTTTCAGGGAGATAGCCGAAAAGCTCCGCGTAAGCGAGGAATGGGTTCTGAGAAAGATAGAGGAGCTGATGGGCTCCGGGGCGATAAGGAGGTTCGGCGTCGTATTGAACCATTTCAGAGCCGGTTTCTCCGAAAACGCCCTGCTGCTTTGGAGAACGGAGGCTCCCGGAGAACTGGGGATGAGATTTGCAGCCCTCCCATGGGTCTCCCACTGCTACAGGAGAAGATCCTATTCCCAGCTTGATTATCAGCTTTACACGATGGTTCACGCTAGAACGAGGGAGGAGCTCCTTGAGAGGATAGAGAGGATGAGGGAGATGGCCGGGAGCGAGCCGCTCGTGCTCCTCACCAGGAGGTGTTTCAAAAAAAGCTCCTTTGAGGTGTGA
- a CDS encoding heme lyase CcmF/NrfE family subunit, whose protein sequence is MIGSFVLNLSFFFSLFASVTTVLALKLKEERLLESGRRALLSTFILSTIACFRLAYAFLRDEFSIKYVASHSSSDLPTLYKITALWAGQEGSLLFWFWLLTLLSAVLILRWRRGDDIVDRSLPVLAFTQLFFSLLLILPSRPFERFPFIPEEGRGLNPLLQNPNMIFHPPALYVGYVGFTIPFALGIGAMLADRRDTEWLKRCRVWTMISWIFLTIGIILGMKWSYVELGWGGYWAWDPVENASLMPWLTATAFLHSIMMQERRDLLKFWNILLIAITFELSIFGTFLTRSGVIGSVHSFVESSIGYYFLAFIALSSVSTIVIIYLRRELLQSQKGIDTVFSREGVFLLNNLVLCALCFATFLGTMLPLFSELLTGKKVVVGPAFFNRVNTPLAVLLLLLTGICPLISWRRASISNFLRNFLIPISLSAIIAIPLGLKLKSLYPILGIFLGTFVLVSMISEFYRPLRRSSNPLRSFLRNRRRYGGYIVHIGVAIMFVGLVSSPLKIERTARDIKPGDSFRLGEYTFKFEGISLNRGRNFEMVSGRLRVMREGKTVGRLSPANAFYPRTGEITAEVDIRSGFLSDIYAILLDASEDKASFRVYITPLVSWIWMGCWVMLAGSLFALLQGRLL, encoded by the coding sequence ATGATAGGTAGCTTCGTCCTGAACCTGAGCTTCTTCTTCTCGCTGTTCGCCTCGGTAACGACGGTTCTGGCGTTGAAGCTCAAGGAGGAACGGCTGCTTGAAAGCGGCAGGCGAGCGCTTCTTTCGACCTTTATCCTCTCAACCATAGCCTGTTTCAGGCTCGCCTATGCCTTTTTGAGGGACGAGTTTTCGATCAAATACGTGGCCTCACATTCCAGCTCGGATCTTCCAACGCTTTATAAGATCACAGCCCTATGGGCCGGTCAGGAGGGATCGCTTCTATTCTGGTTTTGGCTCTTGACGTTGCTTTCAGCAGTGCTGATACTGAGATGGAGGAGAGGGGACGATATCGTGGACCGTTCGCTTCCCGTCCTCGCCTTCACCCAACTCTTCTTCTCCTTATTGCTCATCCTTCCCAGCCGTCCCTTTGAGAGGTTCCCCTTCATCCCTGAGGAGGGCAGGGGTTTAAACCCCCTGCTTCAAAACCCCAACATGATCTTTCATCCCCCCGCCCTCTATGTGGGATACGTCGGGTTTACTATCCCATTTGCGCTGGGGATCGGCGCCATGCTTGCCGATAGAAGGGATACGGAGTGGCTGAAGAGATGCAGGGTTTGGACGATGATCTCGTGGATCTTTCTGACCATCGGTATAATCCTCGGTATGAAATGGTCCTATGTGGAGCTCGGATGGGGTGGATATTGGGCCTGGGACCCCGTTGAGAACGCCTCACTGATGCCATGGCTGACGGCTACCGCCTTCCTGCATTCCATCATGATGCAGGAGAGGCGCGATCTGCTGAAATTCTGGAACATCCTGCTTATCGCCATCACTTTCGAGCTTTCCATCTTCGGTACCTTCCTGACCAGAAGCGGCGTGATCGGATCGGTTCACAGCTTCGTCGAATCCTCCATCGGATATTACTTCCTCGCCTTCATCGCCCTATCGAGCGTATCGACCATCGTGATCATCTACCTCAGGAGGGAGCTGCTTCAAAGTCAAAAGGGCATAGACACCGTCTTTTCAAGGGAAGGTGTCTTCCTGCTCAATAACCTCGTGCTTTGTGCCCTCTGTTTCGCCACCTTCCTCGGGACGATGCTCCCGCTTTTTTCGGAGCTCCTCACCGGGAAGAAAGTGGTCGTCGGCCCCGCCTTCTTCAACAGGGTGAACACCCCTCTAGCGGTTCTGCTGTTGCTCCTCACCGGGATATGTCCGCTCATTTCATGGAGGAGAGCTTCCATCTCGAACTTTCTCCGTAACTTTCTCATCCCGATCTCCCTTTCGGCCATCATCGCTATTCCTCTCGGACTTAAGCTTAAAAGCCTGTATCCCATACTCGGCATCTTCCTCGGCACCTTCGTTCTGGTGAGCATGATCTCGGAGTTCTATCGTCCGTTGAGGAGGAGCTCCAATCCACTGAGGTCCTTTTTGAGGAACAGAAGAAGATACGGGGGATACATAGTCCATATCGGCGTTGCGATCATGTTCGTGGGGCTGGTCTCATCCCCGCTCAAAATAGAAAGGACGGCGAGGGATATAAAACCCGGCGATAGCTTCAGACTAGGGGAATATACCTTTAAGTTCGAGGGGATATCCTTGAACAGAGGTAGGAACTTCGAGATGGTCTCAGGCAGACTGAGGGTGATGAGAGAGGGGAAAACGGTTGGGAGGCTCTCCCCTGCCAATGCCTTCTATCCGAGAACAGGGGAGATCACGGCGGAGGTGGACATAAGATCGGGATTTCTCAGCGATATATACGCCATTTTGCTCGATGCGTCGGAGGATAAGGCGAGCTTCAGGGTTTACATAACCCCGCTTGTGAGCTGGATATGGATGGGATGCTGGGTGATGCTTGCAGGTTCACTTTTCGCCCTTCTTCAGGGGAGATTGCTATGA
- a CDS encoding cytochrome C yields the protein MGKFIYVYMSLCLLILLFLPLWAQEEAECISCHFKITPEIVSDWRLSQHGKNGVGCTTCHGEGHKSAEDVDKVKIPTPETCKICHGKQVKQFKNGKHAKAWAAMKAMPTFHRQPMALAEGMKGCGGCHKIGLKSEEEIKELKGKGVKFGIVSCDSCHTRHLFSAMEARQPQACQTCHMGFDHPQWEVYSSSKHGVRYLLKQKGVLSHEVAAPTCQTCHMPYGDHDVKTAWGFLAVRLPLPEDKEWANDRVTILKALGVLDPDGNPTARLDVVKAADVVRLTQEDWQKERDKMLKVCNRCHSANFAKAELEKGDEMIKKADHLMAEAIRIVASLYKDGILKKPESYAYAYPDLLTFHDAPTVIEQKLFVMFLKYRMRTFQGVFHANPDYALWYGWSEMKRDLAEIKEMAEELRRDKGKRRE from the coding sequence ATGGGGAAGTTTATCTATGTTTATATGTCACTTTGCCTCTTGATCCTCCTGTTTCTCCCCCTTTGGGCCCAGGAGGAGGCAGAGTGCATCAGCTGCCATTTTAAGATCACGCCTGAGATCGTCTCGGATTGGAGGTTGAGCCAACACGGGAAAAACGGGGTGGGCTGTACAACCTGTCATGGCGAAGGACACAAATCGGCTGAGGATGTCGATAAGGTGAAAATACCCACCCCCGAAACGTGTAAGATATGTCACGGAAAGCAGGTGAAACAGTTCAAGAACGGGAAACACGCTAAGGCATGGGCCGCGATGAAGGCCATGCCGACCTTCCACCGGCAACCTATGGCCTTAGCCGAGGGGATGAAGGGATGCGGCGGATGCCATAAGATCGGACTTAAAAGCGAGGAGGAGATAAAGGAGCTGAAAGGAAAAGGTGTGAAATTCGGAATAGTCTCGTGTGACTCATGCCATACCCGACATCTCTTCTCCGCCATGGAAGCGAGACAGCCCCAGGCATGCCAGACATGTCACATGGGTTTCGACCATCCCCAATGGGAGGTGTACTCATCGTCAAAGCACGGGGTCAGGTATCTTTTGAAACAAAAGGGGGTGCTCTCCCATGAGGTCGCCGCTCCGACATGTCAGACATGTCACATGCCCTATGGGGATCACGACGTCAAAACGGCATGGGGTTTCCTGGCCGTCAGGTTACCTCTACCTGAGGATAAGGAATGGGCGAACGATCGGGTTACGATACTCAAAGCTCTCGGCGTGCTTGATCCCGATGGAAATCCCACAGCGAGGCTCGACGTCGTGAAAGCCGCTGATGTGGTTCGACTCACTCAGGAGGATTGGCAGAAGGAAAGGGATAAAATGCTGAAGGTGTGCAACCGATGCCATTCCGCCAACTTCGCTAAGGCCGAGCTGGAAAAGGGAGATGAGATGATAAAGAAGGCGGATCACCTTATGGCCGAGGCGATCCGCATCGTGGCATCGCTCTACAAGGATGGAATTCTCAAAAAGCCTGAAAGCTACGCCTATGCCTATCCCGATCTCCTCACATTTCACGACGCGCCCACGGTGATCGAACAGAAGCTTTTCGTGATGTTCCTGAAGTACAGGATGAGGACCTTCCAGGGGGTATTTCACGCCAATCCTGATTACGCCCTTTGGTATGGCTGGAGCGAGATGAAACGGGATCTAGCGGAGATCAAGGAGATGGCCGAGGAGCTCAGGAGAGATAAAGGGAAAAGGCGTGAATAA
- a CDS encoding DUF2283 domain-containing protein produces the protein MKVIYDPKTDTLTVIFAETPVEESDEDKPGVILDYDAAGNLVSLEILDASRRVALPTRIEYQIASAPIPDTTEMPGTGNTAAVGSKAVDRDT, from the coding sequence ATGAAAGTTATCTATGATCCTAAAACGGATACTTTGACGGTTATTTTCGCCGAAACACCTGTCGAAGAAAGCGATGAAGATAAGCCTGGGGTGATCCTGGACTATGATGCAGCGGGCAATTTGGTATCTCTTGAAATCCTAGATGCTTCCCGCCGCGTCGCTTTACCTACTCGCATCGAATACCAAATTGCTTCCGCTCCGATTCCAGATACCACCGAGATGCCCGGAACAGGCAATACCGCTGCTGTAGGATCTAAAGCCGTGGACAGGGATACCTGA
- a CDS encoding cytochrome c maturation protein CcmE → MNRRVKVLAASFIALSGLSYLIVSGLKESGIYYMKVGELLRSPQVYSKRIKVEGKVVQGSLKREKIVEFEITDGRNRIRVVYGGEEVPPTFREGAPVIVEGRYWPEGKFFEAKRIITKCPSKYEAKGEKDDR, encoded by the coding sequence ATGAACAGAAGGGTGAAGGTTCTCGCGGCCTCGTTTATCGCCCTTTCAGGCCTTTCATACCTCATCGTAAGCGGGCTTAAAGAATCGGGAATCTATTATATGAAGGTAGGGGAGCTGTTGAGGTCACCCCAGGTTTACTCAAAGAGGATAAAGGTCGAGGGGAAGGTAGTTCAGGGCAGCCTGAAGAGGGAGAAGATAGTCGAGTTTGAGATAACCGACGGGCGGAACAGGATAAGAGTGGTCTACGGAGGCGAGGAGGTACCTCCGACCTTCAGGGAAGGGGCGCCGGTTATCGTCGAGGGGAGATACTGGCCTGAAGGAAAATTCTTCGAGGCGAAAAGGATCATCACGAAATGCCCATCGAAGTATGAGGCGAAGGGGGAAAAGGATGATAGGTAG
- a CDS encoding DUF5615 family PIN-like protein, giving the protein MKFLLNMNLPRTLVRLLSSAGHECRHAGDIGLSRSSDMMIIEEARARGEVIITHDLDYGHLLAFSGETTPSVIIFRLRNTHPNNLFAQIIGAWPKIEKPLLEGAIVVLEDAGIRIRELPITRQEDRRP; this is encoded by the coding sequence ATGAAATTCCTGTTGAACATGAATCTCCCGCGAACTCTTGTTCGGCTATTGTCTTCAGCAGGTCATGAATGCCGTCACGCAGGGGATATCGGGCTGTCTCGATCAAGCGATATGATGATTATCGAGGAGGCCAGAGCAAGAGGAGAAGTTATCATAACTCATGATCTCGATTACGGTCATCTGCTGGCCTTTTCCGGCGAGACAACGCCTTCTGTTATCATCTTCCGCCTCCGTAACACTCATCCGAATAATCTATTTGCTCAAATTATAGGTGCATGGCCCAAGATCGAAAAGCCTCTACTCGAAGGAGCTATTGTAGTACTGGAAGATGCGGGCATCCGCATCAGAGAATTGCCCATTACTAGGCAAGAAGATCGCCGACCGTGA
- the hemB gene encoding porphobilinogen synthase, translating into MRRLRGNENIRALVREAKLSVDDLIYPLFVIHGRGKREPISSMPGQFRLTVDELLREVKEAYGLGVKAVMLFGIPKTKDELGSEAYSDEGIVQQAIRALKDAIPELVVIADVCLCEYTSHGHCGVIREGDVDNDETLELIGKTALSLARSGADVVAPSGMMDGQVKAIREVLDEEGFKGTIIMAYSAKYASCFYGPFRDAAESAPAFGDRRSYQMDPPNLREAILEIELDIEEGADIVMVKPALPYLDVIRAVRERFLRPIAAYNVSGEYAMIKAAGRLGWLDEERAMIEVLTSIKRAGADLILTYFAKEVAEKLGEMA; encoded by the coding sequence ATGAGAAGATTGAGGGGAAACGAGAACATCAGGGCCCTTGTCAGGGAGGCGAAGCTCTCCGTTGACGATCTGATCTATCCCCTCTTCGTCATCCACGGCAGGGGAAAGAGGGAGCCGATAAGTTCGATGCCTGGCCAGTTCAGGCTCACAGTGGACGAGCTTTTAAGGGAGGTGAAGGAGGCTTACGGCCTCGGGGTGAAGGCCGTGATGCTCTTCGGCATCCCAAAGACCAAAGATGAACTTGGGAGCGAGGCCTACTCGGATGAGGGGATAGTCCAGCAAGCCATAAGGGCGCTCAAGGACGCCATACCCGAACTGGTCGTCATAGCGGACGTCTGTCTCTGCGAATACACGTCTCACGGCCATTGCGGGGTTATCAGGGAGGGAGATGTGGATAACGATGAGACGTTGGAGCTGATAGGTAAAACCGCCCTCTCGCTCGCCAGATCCGGTGCCGACGTGGTGGCGCCTTCTGGGATGATGGACGGCCAGGTGAAGGCGATAAGGGAAGTTCTGGACGAGGAGGGGTTCAAGGGGACGATCATCATGGCCTATTCGGCCAAATACGCCTCCTGCTTCTACGGACCGTTCAGAGACGCCGCCGAATCGGCCCCTGCCTTCGGCGACAGGAGAAGCTATCAGATGGACCCGCCCAATTTGAGGGAGGCGATCCTGGAGATAGAGCTCGATATCGAAGAGGGGGCGGATATCGTCATGGTGAAGCCCGCCCTTCCATACCTCGATGTGATAAGGGCAGTCAGAGAAAGGTTCCTCAGGCCCATCGCCGCATATAACGTCTCCGGGGAGTACGCTATGATAAAAGCGGCAGGGAGGCTGGGATGGCTGGATGAGGAAAGGGCAATGATAGAGGTCCTGACGAGCATCAAACGGGCGGGGGCGGACCTGATCCTGACATATTTCGCAAAGGAGGTGGCAGAGAAGCTTGGAGAGATGGCTTGA
- the hemL gene encoding glutamate-1-semialdehyde 2,1-aminomutase yields the protein MEMERSKAFFDRAKECMPGGVSSPVRAYRAVGGVPRFISMGDGAYIFDVDGNRYIDYVMSYGPLILGHLHPAIVGAIREALTRGTSFGAPTDLEIELAELIKEAFPFVDLVRFVNSGTEATMSAVRLARAKTKRDYILKFEGCYHGHSDFFLVKAGSGGLTFNIPSSPGVPEGVTSYTLLAPYNDIEAVREIFRERGEEIAAVIVEPIAGNMGVIPPKEGFLEGLRELTKSHGALLIFDEVITGFRVGFGGVSTTLNIEPDILTLGKIIGGGLPVGAFCGRKEIMELLAPEGNVYQAGTLSGNPLAMSAGIAALKTLKAENPYPVLKERTERLAGELRRIFEEKGIPAVLNVETAMFSIFFTEKERVENLEDVQSSDGKLYSRLFHALLEEGVMLAPSPYEAIFLSTAHDERVLDETITAFERAASRIG from the coding sequence ATGGAGATGGAACGATCTAAAGCTTTTTTCGACAGGGCGAAGGAATGCATGCCGGGAGGGGTTTCAAGCCCCGTCAGGGCTTATAGGGCTGTCGGCGGAGTCCCGCGTTTTATAAGCATGGGAGATGGTGCGTACATCTTCGATGTGGATGGAAATAGATACATAGATTACGTCATGTCCTATGGCCCCCTGATCCTAGGACATCTTCATCCTGCGATCGTAGGGGCGATCAGGGAGGCTCTCACCAGAGGCACGAGCTTCGGGGCGCCGACCGATCTGGAGATCGAGCTGGCCGAACTGATCAAGGAGGCTTTCCCGTTCGTCGATCTCGTCAGGTTCGTCAATTCCGGCACCGAGGCGACGATGAGCGCGGTGAGATTGGCGAGGGCGAAGACGAAGCGGGATTACATCTTAAAGTTCGAGGGATGTTATCACGGCCATTCCGATTTTTTCCTCGTGAAGGCAGGCTCCGGAGGTCTGACCTTCAACATCCCCTCATCCCCCGGAGTGCCGGAAGGAGTGACCTCATATACGCTCCTCGCGCCCTATAACGACATCGAGGCCGTAAGGGAGATCTTCAGGGAGAGAGGGGAGGAGATAGCAGCGGTCATAGTCGAGCCGATAGCAGGAAACATGGGCGTTATCCCTCCCAAAGAGGGGTTCCTCGAGGGGTTAAGGGAGTTGACCAAAAGCCACGGGGCACTCCTGATATTCGATGAGGTTATAACGGGGTTCAGGGTAGGCTTCGGAGGCGTCTCAACGACGCTGAACATCGAGCCGGACATCCTCACCCTTGGCAAGATCATCGGAGGAGGGCTTCCGGTGGGAGCCTTCTGTGGGAGAAAGGAGATAATGGAGCTCCTGGCACCTGAGGGAAACGTATATCAGGCGGGGACCCTTTCGGGAAACCCCCTCGCTATGAGCGCCGGTATAGCCGCACTTAAAACCCTGAAGGCGGAAAATCCGTATCCCGTCCTGAAGGAGAGAACGGAGAGACTTGCCGGGGAGCTGAGGAGGATCTTCGAGGAAAAAGGGATACCGGCAGTCCTCAATGTGGAGACCGCCATGTTCTCCATCTTCTTCACCGAAAAGGAGAGGGTTGAAAACCTGGAGGACGTTCAAAGCTCGGACGGTAAGCTCTACTCGAGGCTCTTTCATGCCCTTCTGGAGGAGGGGGTCATGCTCGCCCCATCCCCGTATGAGGCCATCTTTCTCTCAACGGCCCACGATGAGAGGGTTTTAGATGAAACCATAACCGCGTTTGAAAGGGCCGCTTCAAGGATAGGTTAA
- a CDS encoding radical SAM protein codes for MNDLRILFLELTKVCNLSCIHCKAGAGESPPNELERREIFDLIDSLLAFSNPLLILTGGEPLMREDVFDIAAYAAENGLKVALATNGTLIDRETAGEIKRSGIKRVSVSLDGSNPEVHDGIRGVKGAFERAMRGIENLRSHGVEVQINTTVTKQNVDDLTAIMDLCLRLHLKALHLFLLVPVGCGLEIEERSQLSPVQYERVLNWLHRRSKEVDLELKATCAPHYFRIAGSRGTKRLGCLAGINVCFISSLGYVQPCGYLPLDAGNIREKGIREIWEGAELFKLLRDPEQLKGKCGICEFKYVCGGCRARAYGRTGDFLAEEPQCIYQSEKPLDENEVRFGSIGGAHESYL; via the coding sequence ATGAACGATCTCAGGATACTCTTCCTTGAGCTCACGAAGGTCTGTAACCTGAGCTGCATACACTGTAAGGCCGGGGCGGGAGAGTCTCCGCCGAATGAGCTTGAAAGACGGGAGATCTTCGACCTGATCGACTCCCTGCTTGCCTTTTCAAATCCCCTCCTTATCCTGACGGGCGGGGAGCCACTCATGAGGGAGGACGTATTCGATATAGCTGCTTATGCGGCGGAAAACGGGCTCAAGGTGGCCCTTGCCACCAACGGAACGCTGATAGACCGTGAAACGGCGGGTGAGATAAAGAGGTCGGGGATAAAAAGGGTGAGCGTGAGCCTTGACGGTTCAAATCCCGAAGTTCACGACGGGATAAGAGGGGTTAAAGGGGCGTTTGAAAGGGCGATGCGGGGGATCGAGAACTTGAGATCCCACGGCGTGGAGGTCCAGATAAACACGACCGTCACGAAGCAGAACGTCGATGACCTCACCGCCATTATGGATCTCTGCCTTAGACTTCATCTCAAAGCATTACATCTATTTCTGCTGGTTCCCGTCGGCTGTGGTCTCGAGATAGAGGAGAGATCTCAGCTTTCGCCCGTTCAATACGAGAGGGTTTTGAACTGGCTCCACAGACGCTCGAAGGAGGTGGATCTGGAGCTAAAGGCCACCTGCGCTCCCCATTATTTCCGCATAGCCGGGTCGAGGGGCACGAAGAGGCTCGGCTGCCTCGCCGGGATAAACGTCTGCTTCATATCGAGCCTGGGATACGTTCAGCCGTGCGGATATCTGCCCCTGGACGCCGGGAACATAAGGGAGAAAGGGATAAGGGAGATATGGGAAGGGGCCGAGCTCTTTAAGCTCCTGAGAGACCCTGAACAGCTCAAGGGGAAATGTGGGATATGTGAGTTCAAATATGTCTGCGGCGGCTGTCGAGCTAGGGCCTATGGAAGGACGGGGGACTTCCTCGCCGAGGAGCCGCAATGTATATATCAAAGCGAGAAACCGCTTGACGAAAATGAAGTAAGGTTTGGAAGTATTGGAGGAGCTCATGAAAGTTATCTATGA
- a CDS encoding DUF433 domain-containing protein: MEIRHYKFKRITLDPNKCFGKPCIRGLRIPVSSILSYLSSGMTIEEILKEWPELEQEDIYQALGYAAWVMEERVIPMEEVVVK, from the coding sequence TTGGAGATTCGACATTATAAGTTCAAGAGAATAACCCTGGACCCGAACAAATGTTTCGGGAAACCTTGTATTCGTGGCCTGAGAATCCCAGTTTCCTCCATCCTCAGCTATCTGAGCTCGGGGATGACGATAGAGGAGATTTTGAAGGAGTGGCCCGAACTGGAACAAGAGGATATCTATCAAGCTTTGGGATATGCGGCTTGGGTTATGGAGGAAAGAGTCATACCAATGGAGGAGGTCGTCGTTAAATGA